Genomic window (Arcobacter aquimarinus):
ATTTATAAAAAAATCTTGGTTTGAATTATATAATAATTTACTCCTTTTTTATTAAAAAAAATAAATTATTTATCATATAATGCGCTTGCTTCTTTATTTCTTTGTTTTTTTAATTCCATATCTACATATTTTCCAATGATGTTTTGTTTAGTTTTTGAGGCTATTGTTATTTTTCTTTTTGTTGGTATATGTTGATATATAAAAAATTTAGCTTCATACATAGATAATCGTATAGAAGTTGCAACAGCATAAGAACTCATAATAAAATCATCTTTTGCAAGTTTATAAATATCATCAAAATACTCTTTTGTCCAAAGTTCAAAATTTACCTCACTTGAAAAAGCATCTTGAAAAACTATATCAAAAGAGTTTTCTTTTAGGGTTTTTATATATTTTCTAGCATCACCTATAAAGAGTTCTATTTTTATTTTTTCATCTTCGTATTTGTTGTTTTTTGCAATTGATTTTATAATGTGTTTTATATCTTCAAACTCTTTTGGAAACTCAAAATTTTCTAAAGACTTTACTAAGTTTCCATCAAGTTCTGGCGAATAAAAGTTTAGTTTTACGTCAAGATTATTTTTGATTACATAATAAATAGTTGAAAAAGTGTTATATCCAATCCCGAAACAAATATCTAAAATAGTAAGCTCTTTTTTGTTTTGATGATAAGTAAAAGCTGGAATTATGTGTTTTGTAAGAGCTTCGTTTATAGCACCATCATCAGGATTGTGATAGTGCTGATTATATAGTTTTGAAAATAGGGTGTTTGAACCATCTTTTGTGGTAACCATTGAGTTTTGATTATCTTGCAATTTTATTCTTTATAGACCATTGTCCCAATGGTGCATTTTTTTTGCTGTAAAAATATGAAAATCATCAAAAAGTTCGATACAGTTCGGTGCTTGAAATCCAATATTTTCTAAAAGTTCTAAAATCTCATATTTATTATCATTTGAGATTTTTTCAAGTATTATGATATTTCCTGAGTTTTCCAAAGCTTTATACATTAGCTTTAAAATCATCTCTTGATTAGAACAATATGAGAGAATATCTCCTAAAACTACATATTCAAACTCTCTTGCTGTTGCTTTTAGTTTGGCAGAGTTTTCATCAATAAAAGGAATATATTTTATATTCCCATTATTTTGAACTTTTATCTCTTCAAGAGTGTTATTTATAAGTTCCAAAGAGTTATTTATATGTAAAATAGCTATATTTGGATAATCAGTAAATAACTCTTTGAAAAGTGAAAGTTTTTTTTTCACTTTTTTAGTTACCTAAAGCTTTTAATTTTTCTTCAGATAAATATAACTCTTCATTTGACATAACACCAATTTTAGAAGATAAGATATCACGTGCTATATCTTTTGCTTCATCTAAAGAGTGCATTGCACATGTTCCACATTGGTAAATATTTAGTTCTGGAATATCATTTTGTTCTTTTACTTCAAGTACATCTTTCATAGCTTTTTCCCAAGCATTTGCTACTGTTGATTCATCAGGAGTTCCTATTAAACTCATATAAAAACCTGTTCTACAACCCATTGGTGAAACATCGATGATTTCAACTGTATCAGAGTTTAAATGATTTCTAATAAATCCTGCAAATAGATGTTCTAAAGTGTGGATACCTTTTTCACTTAACATCTTTTCATTTGGTACACAAAATCTTAAATCAAATACTGTAATATTATCACCTTTTGGTGTTTTCATCTTTTTTGCTACTCGCACAGCAGGTGCTGGCATAATAGTGTGGTCAACTCTAAAACTATCTAATAATGGCATAATAATTTCCTTAAAATTTATAAAAATAATGGAAAATTATAGCTAAAGAAAAGTAAAGGGGTATTAAATCGTAGATTTATAATTTTCAAGTAGTTCTTTTAGATATTTAGTAGCTTTTACTTTTTGAAAATATGTAAACATAATAATAGGAATAATCCCTAAACCATAAGTAAAGGCAATAGCAAGGACAATAAAAATAGTCAAAATCAAAGTATCTTGTAATTCTGCTGTGATGATGGCTTGTGATGTTTTCTCTTTTTTATTTGTTGAAGTTGTGATATTTAGTTTATATCTTAGAAATGAACCTAATTGTAACTTTTCAATATCTAAACTATCTTTTTCTATTTTTATTTCATAATTTTTGTTTTTTAAAAACTGCTTTTTGAAAAACTCAAATAGATTTGAATTTCCCTCTTTTAGATTTAAATTTTCGTGAAACTCCACATCAAACATACCCATAAATAGCCTTTTTTATTTTGAGTATAACAAAAAAAGTGAAATGAATAAAATGTTATTTGTATATAAAATAATCTATTGTATAAAAAAGATAGGAATAAGAAAAAGAGAAAATAAATAATATTTTAACTAAGATTAGTAATAAAATTATTTATAAAGAGTTTTTGATGGAATTGGTTTATTTGTGGCTTGAAGAGTATAAAAATATAGAGAAACAAGGGTTTAATTTTTCTCCTAGGTTTGGGTGTGAATATGATGAAAAAAAGAATAAATTAGAAATTATTGATAAAGAAAAAACGGGTGAATTTTATCCTAAGAATTTTTTTGGTGATAATATAAATGTTACTGCTATTGTTGGAGAAAATGGGAGTGGGAAAAGTAGTTTACTGCTAGGAATTACCAATGATAAAATTTTAATAAAAAAAGATGAAGAGTTTTTTACTAATGATTTTAAAAGTAATAAGTATAATTTTAAAGAGATTAATAGAGAAAAAGATTATGATATTGTTTACTTAGATTACGATTTGATTAAATTACATGAAGTAAAAGATTTTTGGGGTTATGCCTCTCAAAATATATATGATAAAAACTTATATAGAAAAATTGAAAATGCTTTTGGATGGGATTCAAATTTCAATATAGAAAAATTTAGAGAACATTTTTTTAATATTATTATTGACCAAATAGATTCTTTTGCTTTAAATATATTTTTTTACAATCCATTAAAAATAATTTTTGCTGATTATTTACATTCTATAACTGGTGAAGAAAAATTTGAACATATAAATAAACTTATAAAAGAAGTAGAAAAAAGTAATTTTACAAAAGAAAAGTTTTTAGTTTTTTTATATTCAAATATAAGTATGAAAGTTCCTCCTGATGTTCAGAAGGTAGATTTAATTCCTGAATTACTAAAAATTGAAAATGATATTATTGAAAATGCACATCATTATAAACTAGATAATATTGATGAAATTTATGAATTTTTAGAAGAATTAAATAATCATGAATTACTAATTGAAGAATTCAAAAGTATATATAAAAAACACAAAAAAGCATTTTTAAAATTAATTGAAATAGGTTACTTAAGAATTGATTTTGAAGATGAAATTACTAGAAAGTATTTTGATTTAAGTTTTGGAGAAAGAAAACTTTTTACTGAAATGTTAATGATATTTGATGCAATAAGAAAAAATAATAGAAATGATATTTTAGTAGTTTTAGATGAACCTGATTTAACACTTCATCCTGATTGGCAAAAAAAATATATAAATGAAATGATTAAATTACTATTAACTTTTTCAGACAAGAAATTTCATTTAATAATAACTTCCCACTCCCCATTCATTCTTTCAGACCTACCAAAAGAAAATATAATATTCCTAGAAAAAGGAAAACAAGTTTATCCTTTTGAAGATGGAAAACAAACATTTGGAGCAAATATTCACACCTTACTTTCTCATGGATTTTTTATGAAAGATGGACTTATGGGTGAGTTTGCAAAAAGTAAGATAAATAATCTAATAGAAAATTTAAAAGATAGGAATTACAACCATTCAAATAAAGAAAAAGAGGAAATTCTCTCTGCTATAAAGATTATTGGAGAAGAATTTTTAAAAACAAAACTTTTAAATATGTTTTATAAAAAGTATGATGATGATTTTATAAAAAAACAACGAAAAGAAGATTTACTTATTCAACAAGAAAAAATAAAAAAAGAGTTGGAAAATTTATGATAAAAATTCCATATCCATCTCAATATGATTTAGATAATTATTTTGATGAGATAAAGACTGAACTTTTAAAGAGAATTAGATATATAAAATCTCAAAAAAATATTAGTATTGATGATAAAAAATTTCGAGTTACAAATAAAATAAAGAAAATACTTGTATGGCTAGAAATTGAGAATAATTTAAAAAAATTAATCCAGTTAAAGCCAAATGATATGATTTGTTTAATAAAAGATATGTATAAAAAATTTCCTAAATCACATTATAAAAAAGAAAGTTTAAATAGAATCTTTTATAGAATTTTTGTTGATTATGGTTATGATAAAATAGATAAGTTAAAATTCATTCAGAAAATTAATCTTGGAAGTTGTCCTTATTGTAATAGAAATTATATTTTTTCTATAAATAAAAAAGGTTCTGTTAAACCAGAAATTGACCATTTTTATCCAAAATCTATTTATCCTTATTTAGCAGTCTCATATTTCAATTTAATACCATCTTGTCCTACTTGTAATGGATTTGGTGTTAAAGAAGCAAAAGATACATTTTATGTTTATCCTATTTCAAATCCATATGAATTAAATGAAAATGATTTTAGATTTTCAATTAGTCCTGAAAGTATTGATTTTTTTAATGTTGAAAATAAAAAATATGATTTTAATAGCTTTGAAATTGAGTTATACGGTAATAAAGCAAATTTAGAAATCTTTAAATTAGAAGAACTTTATAAACAACATAAAGATATAGTTCTTGAACTTTTGATTAAGAAAGCTTATTATCCAAAAAGTTACATTAATGAATTAAAAGGTTTTGGATTTAGTGAGGATGAAGTTTATAGATATTTATTTAGTAATTATCTAAAAGAAGAAGACTTACACAAACGCCCACTTTCAAAACTAATAAAAGATATAAGTGAAGAGTTAGATTTGATATAAAATCAAATCTAGCTTTTTATATCTTAAAGCCCAAAAGTTACCAAAAGTTCTGAATCTTCGATTTTTACATCTTTTACAAAAGAGCCTTTGAAAGATGATTTATCGATTTTATAAACGGGAATCGTATTAAAAATATTATCAACGATAGGTTTTATATTTGCTACAACATTATCTAAGATTGTTTTATCGATATTTAGATTTGTCATTTTTAATTCATTTAGTTCAATATCTTTTAGATAAATTGCTGATTTTTCTTTATCAAAATATGGTATTCCACTAAAAGTTAACGTTCCATTTGAGTTTGGTATAAAAATAGCAGAGATATTTAGATTTATATTTGCACTTAGTCTATTTGTTCCATCTTTTATAAACAGATGAGGTTTTAAAAGTTCGATATTTGCAACTACAAAATCTTGTCTTATTGGGAACTCTTGTGAAAAGTTGTTTAGTTCGCTTTCTTGAACTTTTAAAGTCAATCCATCACCATCAAATTTTTTTATACAAGCAGTAAAAAATATAAGTGAAAATAAAACCAATAGTAAATGAAATTTTTTTTGAATGTACATTTTTTGCCTTTAAAATTTTAATGAAATAATACTAAGATAAATAAAAAGTTGGCTTTTTTATTATTTGACTTAAAATAAACATTGGGATAAAATCATTTCTATGAATACTTATTTTGAAATAAAAAATTTACAAAACAATACTTTTGAACTTTTGTTATTTGATATTTGGACAAAAGAAAATTTAAATAAAATTATACAAAATTTAGAAAAAATGCAGATACCAAAAAACGCATCTTTGGTTGTAGATTTTGAAAATCTAAAAGAGTGTGATAGTAGTGCTGTTATATATTTGATTTCATTTGTAAAAAGATTTTCAAAAGATTCAGTATTTTTGAAAAATAGCCAAAACTATCAAAAAATTTATACTTTTTATGAAAAACATTATCAAGATAGTTTTGATGAAATAGAAAATAAAAACCAATTTATAGAAAACATAGGAAGAAAAACCTATGAATTTTACAAAGGAAGTAAAGCTTTTATTGATTTTATTGGAAAAGTTTTTTATTTTTTTATTCACTCTTTATTTAATCCAACAAAAATAAGATTTAAAGCTACACTAAAATATATAGAAACATCAGCTTTAAATGCACTTTTAATTGTGGCGGTTACCTCTTTTTTGGTGGGAGTGGTTATTGCTTATCAAGGAGCAGTTCAACTAGAAAAATTTGGAGCAAATATTTTTGTAGTTGAAATGATAGCTATTACAATGTTTAGAGAAATTGCGCCACTTGTTACAGCTATAGTAATAGCAGGAAGAAGTGCTAGTGCATATACAGCTGAAATCGGTGCTATGAAAATAACAGAAGAGATAGATGCTATGAGAACTATGAATTTTGAACCAACACTTTTTTTGACTCTTCCTAGAATTTTTGCTTTATGTATATCTTTGCCTTTGTTGGTATTTTTTGCTGATGTTGTGGGAGTTTTTGGAGGAATGGTTATTGCTTATACTCATTTGGATGTCTCTTTTTTAGAGTTTATTACAAGATTACACAATGAAGTTGCTCTAAAACATTTTGTTTTAGGGATTTTTAAAGCTGTTTTTTTTGGTTTTGCTATTGCAATAATTGGTTGTTATAGAGGTTTTCAAGTACAAAATAACACTACAAGCATAGGAAAATTTACAACAATAAGTGTTGTAAATGCTATTTTTGTTGTGATTTTAATTGATGCAGTTTTCTCTGTAATATTTACTCAAATGGGAATATAAATGTCGATTATAAAAGTAGAAAACCTAAGTACAGCTTTTGGGGATAATTTAGTTCATAATAATATCTCTTTTGAGGTAAATAAAGGTGAGATTTTTGGAGTTTTAGGTGGAAGTGGCTCAGGAAAAAGTGTATTAGTAAAACAAATAGTGATGCTAAATGAGATTCAAAAAGGTACAATAAAAATCTTTGATAAGGATATTTCAAAACTTTCTCTTGATGAAACCAAAGAGATAAAACTAAACTTTTCATATCTTTTTCAGTTCGGAGCTTTATACTCTTTTTTGAATGTGATAGAAAATATAAGTGTTATGCTAAAAGAGTACACAAACTTACCAAAAGATTTGATAGAAAAGATAGCATATACAAATCTTGATATTGTAGGACTTCCAAAAAGAGTAGCAAAACTTTATCCTTCTGAATTAAGTGGTGGAATGAAAAAAAGAGTAGCTTTAGCAAGAAGTCTTGCTATGCAACCAAAGATTTTGTTTTTGGATGAACCAACAAGTGGATTAGACCCTGCTAGTACACAACAGATAAATGAACTATTACTTTATTTAAAAAATAGTTTAGATATGACAACAGTTATTATAACTCACGATTTAGAGACTATAAAAACTGTGCTTGATAGATTTATAATTATCAAAAAAGATAAAATTTTTGATGGAAATATATCAAAAGCTATGAATTCAGATGATGAGTTTATAAAAGATTTTTTAACAAATAAAAAGGCTATGTAATGGATACTAAAATTAATTTTTTCAAAATAGGAATATTTGTTTCAACTTTTTTTGTTCTTCTTGTTTTTGCAATATTTTGGTTAGGAAAATATGGATTAGAAGATAAAAAATATGATGAATATTCTATCTTTTTTTCTGAATCAATTTCGGGATTAAATATAGGTTCTTCTATAAAATTTATGGGATTTGAAGTGGGAACTGTAAAAACAATAAAGATAAATCCAACAAATTCAGAAGAGATACAAATAGATATTCAAATTCAAAAAGGTACACCTATTAAAGAAGATAATTATGCAATTTTAGGAAATCTTGGAATTACTGGACTTAAATATATTGAGTTAAAAGGTGGAAGTAACAATTCAAATCTTTTGAGTGAAAATGAAAATGGAATAAAAGTTATAAAATCAAGAACATCCGCTTTGACGACTTTTGTGGATTCAACTGAAGATATTACAAAAGAGATAATGATTTTATTATCTCAAATAAAAAAAGTTTTAAATGATGAAAATGTTTCAAAATTCTCTTCTCTTTTATCAAAAAGTGAAAGAAGTATGGAAAATATAGAACAATTTTCTAGTTATTTAGTAAAAAATGAAGAAAAAATTGATGAGGTTTTAAAATCAATAAATGAACTCACAAAAAAAGGTGGAAGTTCTTTTGATGCGATGAAAAATACAGCAAATAATTTTACTAATTTATCAAATGAGTTAAAGAACGAGTTAGACAAGGGAACATTTGATTTTAAAGGTATGACACAAGAAAGCTTAGATAATCTAAATAGAGTTTTAAATGGTTTAGAAAATAGTTTGATACAAACCCAAAATCTAATAAATAACATCAATGAAAGTCCAAGTGATTTAATACTAAAACAAAAAAATATAAAATATGGACCAGGAGAATAAGATGAAACAAAATAAAATCATATTTACATTTAAAAACACTCTTTTAGTTTTTATAATTTGCTCATTTTTTGTAGGATGTAATTTAAAACAAAATAGTATTGATATAAATCATTATGCTATTTTATTTAAAGCAAAAGAGTTAAATGAAAATAAGAAGTTAAATAATATTTTTATAGAAGAGCCAAATATAAATAGAAGTTTCAATTCAAATTCGATTTTTTATACTACAAAACCATTTTTATTTGAAGAGTATGCAAAAAATAAATGGATAAATCTTCCAAGTAGTATGATTTATAATCAACTTATTGATTCATTTAATACAAGTAAGATTTTTGCAAATGTAATTTCAAGAGATTCAAAAATAGAGCATAGATATAGATTAAAAAGTGAAATAATAAAACTTTATCATAGTTTTGAAGAAGATAAATCATACGCTATTTTAAAAGTAAAGTTTGATTTGATTGAAGATAAAAAGATTATAAAATCATTTACTTATGATAAAAAGATATTATCTAATTCAAATAACCCTTATGGTTTTGTAGAGTCTATAAATAAAGGATTTGAAGAGAGTATAAATGATTTGTTATTTAATATTTCTAAAATCTAATCTTTGAATTTTTTTGCAATAATTGGAGCAATATTCATAACAATAAAAAGTCTTACTATATGATGTAAAGTTATATAAGGAAGATTTGCTCCTACTAAAATAGCAATTAGATTTATTTCAGATTGCCCACCTGGTCCAAAAGCCAAAAGAGTTGAAACAATTGGAAAATTAAATAAATAATAACTAATCAATACAAATAGTGTACATAAAATTATCAAAATAATAAAATGTCCAAAAGTTGAAAAGAGAGTTTTTACAATAGTTTTTAATTCCACACCTTTAAATGTAAAACCTATAATTGTTCCAAATACAACTTGTACAAATTTTAAAAATTCATCTGGAACAATAGTTGTTATAAGTCCTGTTGAATGTACAAATATACTTATAATCATAGGACCAATAAGTAAAGCAGCAGTTACTTTATATCTTTTAGCAACAATAGCTCCTATATATCCTAATATTAAAAGAATAAAAAATTCAAATAGATTTATTTCTAAAATAGGTGTAGTAATTAGTTTATTTCCACTAATATCTATATCAAAGCCATATTGAATTATCAATGGAATAGAAATGACCACAAAAAAAAGTCTTGAACTTTGCATAAGAGTTATTTTTGTAATGTTTGCTTTAATCTCTTCTCCTATTATTACCATTTCTATAACACCACCTGGCATAGAGCCTAAATATGAAGTTTTAATATCATATTTTAAAAGTTTGTGATAATAATAAGTTCCTAAGACTATTGTTAAAATGGTAAAAGGAATTACAAGTAATAAACTAAAAAAATAAACACCTATATAATCTAAAATTTCAGGAGTAAAGGCACTTCCTATTGTAAGACCAATTAAAATCCGTGCAGGAGGAGAAAAAGTCTTTGGACTAATAATGGGTATTTTTTCAAATCTCATAGCAATTGTAGTTGCAAAAATTGAGCCTAAAAGCCAAGGAAGAGGTAAATGTAAATATATAAATAATACTGAACCACAAGTTCCAATAAATAGTGCAAGTAACATTTGTAAAAGTGATTTATAATTTATATTTATCATTCTAAAAATTTATATACATTGGCAAAGTTCAGGTTTATCTTTTGAACCCCATTCACACATAGAATTTAATATTGGAATCAAAGATTTACCTTTTTCAGAAAGACTATATTCTACTTTTGGAGGAATAGAAGGATATTCTTTTCTTATAATCAATTTATCTTGTTCTAGTTCTTTTAGCTGAGAACTAAGCATTTTATATGTAATTGAGCCAATTTTTCTTTGTAATTCGTTGTATCTTATTATTTTATATTCATCTAATAAATATAAAATCACCATTTTCCATTTACCTGAAATTAGAGATAAGGTATATCCAAAAGGTGTGTCTATTAGGGGTTGGAATTCTCTTTTTTTCATTTTACACTTTCATTTTCGATAGTATATTACATAAATGTACATACTTACATTATATTTTTAATTTGACTACAATTCTATCAAAATATATTAAAAGGATTTAAATATGAAGAAAATATTATTAAATTTGGTTCATCCAGATATTAATCAATCAGTAGTAAATAAAAGATTATTGGATGGAATAAAAGATTTAGAAAATATAACAATCAATAATTTGTATCAAAAGTATCCTGATTTTAAAATAGATGCAAAAGTTGAACAAAAATTACTTGAAGAAAATGATATTATTCTTTTTCAATTTCCTATGTATTGGTTTAGTTCACCTGCTCTTTTAAAAGAGTGGTTTGATGTAGTTTTAGAGGCTGGATTTGCTTATGGTGGAAGTTATAAATTAGCAGATAAATCTTTTGCTGTTGCAGTTAGTTGTGGTGGTTCAAAAGAAGCATTTAGTGAGACAGGAAAAGAGAAAAAAATAGTGGAAGAGTTTTTATATCCTTTTGAAATTACAGCAAATTACGTAAAAATGAATTATAGAAAACCTTATATTACTTATGATGCTGAAGCAGGATTAAGTGAAGAAACTTTAAATTTATATGTAAAAGAGTATGTAAAATATATAAAAGAGCTGTGATTTTTAATTAAAAGTTTTAAAGTTGATTGCTACTCTAGATTAAAAAATCTAGAGTAAGCAAGAAGAAATTACATTCTAATTTCTTCTCTTTTTTGTAAGAATGCCCATCTTTCATCAATTCTTTTTTGCCATTCATCAATTAAATATTCATATTCAGGTTTGAATAAGTGTTTAAATCTAGGTTGAGCTCCTAAATAATCTCTTACAGGAATAATGTTTTTTGGTCTATAAGTGATATTTAATTCTCTTCCATCAATGATTTCATATAATGGGAATACAAGTGAATCAACTGCTAAATCAGAAACTTCAATAGTTTGATTTGGAGCAAATTTCCATTCAGTTGTACAAGCTGACATTGCATTTATAAATACAGGACCATGAGTATCAAATCCTCTTTGGATTTTTTTAACCATGTCTTTCCATTTATTTGGAGCAACTTGAGCAACATAAGGTGCACCATGAGCTGCCATAATAGATACGATATCTTTTTTCTGTCTTTTTTCACCATAAGAATGGCTTCCCGCTGGTGCAGTTGTTGTACTTGAACCAATTGGAGTAGATGAACTTCTTTGACCTCCTGTATTTGCATAAACTTCGTTGTCTAAACAAACATACATAAAGTCATGTCCTCTTTCAAAACATCCAGAAATCCATTGGAATCCAATATCATAAGTAGAACCATCTCCACCAAATGTTACAAATTTTGGTTGAGGAGTATCAGCACTTATTCTTCCTTTGTTTCTTAAAGCTTTGTTCATTGTCTCAACTCCTGCCATTGCTGTTGATGAGTTTTCAAATCCGATATGAATCCAAGAACAATCCCAAGAAGTATGAGGATAAATAGCTGTACAAACTTCTAAACAACCAGTTGAAGCAGATACTACTAAGTTATCATTTGTTGCATTTAAAACTTCTCTTACAATAATTGAGTGAGCACAACCTGGACATAAAAGGTGTGAACCTTCAAATCTTTCTGCTGCTGTTGAGAAACTTTTTAAGTTTTTAATCTCTTTTTGTGTATTTACTAATGTACTCATTTTTGTACTCCTTGAGCATCATAGAAGCTAAGTTCTGGACCTCTAACTCCTACAAATCTTTGAATTTTACCAGCTAATTTACCTTCTTTAGCCTCTTTGTCTAAAGTTCTATAAATATTTTTAAGTACAGAAACAGTCATATCTCTTCCACCTAATCCATAAATTAAGTTAGATACTATAGGTCTATTTTGTGTATTTATTAATGCACCTGAAATTTCATTAAATAATGTTCCAACAGTTCCACCAGGAGCACTTCTATCCATACAAGCAATTGCTTTTACACCTTGTAATGCTTCAGCTACTTCTTCAAGAGGGAATGGTCTAAATACTCTTGGAGCTACAACCCCTGCGTTTATACCTTCTGCTTTTAACTCTTCAATAGCGACCATAGCTGTTTCATAAGTAGTTCCTAAACAAACTATAGCAATATCAGCATTTTCCATATTATAAGTTTCAACAAGTTTATATTCTCTTCCTGTTAACTCTTTAAATTGAGCAAAAGTTTCTAATATAACTTTTTTAGAAGCCATTAAAGCTGCGTGTTGTTTTGCTTTATGTTCAAAGTGCCAATCTTGCTCTGTTTGAACTCCATGAGTAACTGGTTTATCGAAGTTCAATAAAGCATTTACTTGTAAATATTCACCAACAAAATTACAAGCAACTTCATCAGGAAGTGGTGTAACATTTTGTGCAGTGTGAGATGTCATAAATCCATCTTGATTAGAAATAACTGGCAATCTAACTGCTGGATGCTCAGAAATCTTAAATGACATTAAAGTCATATCATAAGCTTCTTGAGGATTAAATGCATCAAGTGATATCCAGCCTGAATCTCTTGTAAGATATAAATCTGAGTGGTCACCATTTACATTTAAAGGTGCTGCTAATGCTCTATTTACTAAACATAAAACAACAGGAATTCTCATTCCAGATGCTTGGTATAAAACCTCAATCATTAGGGCTAATCCTTGAGATGAAGTTGCAGTTGCAACTCTTCCACCAGCAGCTCCAGCTCCAACACAAGCAGACATTGCAGCATGTTCAGATTCAACCATAATTACTTCACCATCAATATAACCATTTGCATGGAACATTGCATAGTTTTCAACTGTAGCAGTTGAAGGAGTAATAGGA
Coding sequences:
- a CDS encoding winged helix-turn-helix transcriptional regulator gives rise to the protein MKKREFQPLIDTPFGYTLSLISGKWKMVILYLLDEYKIIRYNELQRKIGSITYKMLSSQLKELEQDKLIIRKEYPSIPPKVEYSLSEKGKSLIPILNSMCEWGSKDKPELCQCI
- a CDS encoding 2-oxoacid:ferredoxin oxidoreductase subunit alpha — encoded protein: MNKKVMELKTVEVWDGNMANAQALRQADVDVVAAYPITPSTATVENYAMFHANGYIDGEVIMVESEHAAMSACVGAGAAGGRVATATSSQGLALMIEVLYQASGMRIPVVLCLVNRALAAPLNVNGDHSDLYLTRDSGWISLDAFNPQEAYDMTLMSFKISEHPAVRLPVISNQDGFMTSHTAQNVTPLPDEVACNFVGEYLQVNALLNFDKPVTHGVQTEQDWHFEHKAKQHAALMASKKVILETFAQFKELTGREYKLVETYNMENADIAIVCLGTTYETAMVAIEELKAEGINAGVVAPRVFRPFPLEEVAEALQGVKAIACMDRSAPGGTVGTLFNEISGALINTQNRPIVSNLIYGLGGRDMTVSVLKNIYRTLDKEAKEGKLAGKIQRFVGVRGPELSFYDAQGVQK
- a CDS encoding NAD(P)H-dependent oxidoreductase: MKKILLNLVHPDINQSVVNKRLLDGIKDLENITINNLYQKYPDFKIDAKVEQKLLEENDIILFQFPMYWFSSPALLKEWFDVVLEAGFAYGGSYKLADKSFAVAVSCGGSKEAFSETGKEKKIVEEFLYPFEITANYVKMNYRKPYITYDAEAGLSEETLNLYVKEYVKYIKEL
- a CDS encoding AbrB family transcriptional regulator; this encodes MININYKSLLQMLLALFIGTCGSVLFIYLHLPLPWLLGSIFATTIAMRFEKIPIISPKTFSPPARILIGLTIGSAFTPEILDYIGVYFFSLLLVIPFTILTIVLGTYYYHKLLKYDIKTSYLGSMPGGVIEMVIIGEEIKANITKITLMQSSRLFFVVISIPLIIQYGFDIDISGNKLITTPILEINLFEFFILLILGYIGAIVAKRYKVTAALLIGPMIISIFVHSTGLITTIVPDEFLKFVQVVFGTIIGFTFKGVELKTIVKTLFSTFGHFIILIILCTLFVLISYYLFNFPIVSTLLAFGPGGQSEINLIAILVGANLPYITLHHIVRLFIVMNIAPIIAKKFKD
- a CDS encoding thiamine pyrophosphate-dependent enzyme; its protein translation is MSTLVNTQKEIKNLKSFSTAAERFEGSHLLCPGCAHSIIVREVLNATNDNLVVSASTGCLEVCTAIYPHTSWDCSWIHIGFENSSTAMAGVETMNKALRNKGRISADTPQPKFVTFGGDGSTYDIGFQWISGCFERGHDFMYVCLDNEVYANTGGQRSSSTPIGSSTTTAPAGSHSYGEKRQKKDIVSIMAAHGAPYVAQVAPNKWKDMVKKIQRGFDTHGPVFINAMSACTTEWKFAPNQTIEVSDLAVDSLVFPLYEIIDGRELNITYRPKNIIPVRDYLGAQPRFKHLFKPEYEYLIDEWQKRIDERWAFLQKREEIRM